One Clostridiisalibacter paucivorans DSM 22131 DNA window includes the following coding sequences:
- a CDS encoding helix-turn-helix domain-containing protein produces MTKQYLNNFIPTQGEKLWPNIEQQSTIYREYCPISELQSYIACYWTSKTINTTNEVITSRVIPDGCMDIVFDIGEINKGKCGSVCGLMTKFSEEEVKGISEFLGVRFWPGGIIPFLKILANDFTDKLVSLDDVLGRFAFEISERLYYAETLSERLMIIEGELVRLLLKAGASNELMISALYEIYKYKGIISIKNLSQQMNISQRQLSRKFHNWIGTSPKTFINIIRFQNIIKQLNEATNINFQDVALENGYYDQAHFIKDFKSFYGKTPGRL; encoded by the coding sequence ATGACAAAACAATATCTAAATAACTTTATACCCACTCAGGGAGAAAAATTATGGCCAAATATAGAACAGCAAAGTACAATATATAGAGAATATTGTCCCATTAGCGAGCTTCAATCCTATATAGCCTGTTATTGGACTTCTAAAACAATTAATACTACAAATGAAGTTATTACAAGCAGAGTTATACCTGATGGATGCATGGATATTGTGTTTGATATAGGAGAAATAAATAAAGGCAAATGTGGATCAGTATGCGGACTAATGACTAAGTTTTCGGAAGAAGAAGTTAAGGGCATAAGTGAGTTTCTAGGAGTCCGTTTCTGGCCAGGAGGGATCATTCCATTTCTTAAAATTTTAGCGAATGATTTTACAGATAAGTTGGTTTCGTTAGATGATGTTTTAGGAAGATTTGCTTTTGAGATAAGTGAAAGATTATATTATGCAGAAACATTAAGTGAGAGATTAATGATTATTGAAGGAGAATTAGTAAGATTACTATTAAAAGCTGGTGCATCAAATGAATTGATGATAAGTGCATTATATGAAATATATAAATATAAAGGAATAATATCTATTAAAAACTTATCACAACAAATGAACATAAGTCAAAGACAACTATCTAGAAAGTTTCACAACTGGATAGGTACAAGTCCAAAGACATTTATTAATATCATACGTTTTCAAAATATCATTAAGCAACTAAATGAAGCTACAAATATAAACTTTCAAGATGTGGCACTTGAAAATGGATATTATGA